A window of the Synechococcus sp. LTW-R genome harbors these coding sequences:
- a CDS encoding rod shape-determining protein translates to MFWPFRTTSSIGVDLGTANTLMYVSGKGIVLDEPSVVALDLERGIPLEVGEGAKRMIGKTPKAIQAIRPLRDGVIADYAAAELMIQTFMRRGNAGKSTAPRMVVGIPSSITDVERRAVREAGIIGSKEVYLIDETVAAAIGAGLPITEPVGSMIVDIGGGTTDVAVLSLGSPVESESIRIAGDEITESIADYLKKTYGLVIGEATAEKVKISIGSAHANARNDDRHMEVSGFNNRTGLPESITVTAGEIREAIQQPLGAIVDTIKRVLESTPPELAADVHARGIVLAGGGALIPGISDLITESTGIFTIVADDPLHCVVNGCGQVVDDWKNLKRCTSADS, encoded by the coding sequence ATGTTCTGGCCTTTCCGGACTACCTCCTCTATCGGTGTCGATCTGGGGACGGCGAACACCCTGATGTACGTGTCAGGCAAGGGAATCGTTCTCGATGAACCCTCCGTTGTCGCTCTTGATTTAGAGCGAGGCATCCCACTGGAGGTGGGAGAAGGCGCAAAACGCATGATCGGCAAAACCCCGAAAGCGATTCAGGCGATTCGTCCCCTGCGCGATGGCGTCATTGCTGATTACGCCGCCGCCGAGCTCATGATCCAAACCTTCATGCGCCGCGGTAATGCCGGCAAGTCCACCGCTCCTCGGATGGTGGTCGGCATCCCGAGCAGCATCACCGATGTAGAGCGCCGGGCGGTCCGTGAAGCCGGCATCATCGGCTCCAAAGAGGTCTATCTGATCGATGAAACCGTGGCCGCCGCGATCGGTGCGGGCCTTCCCATCACCGAACCCGTCGGCAGCATGATTGTCGACATCGGCGGTGGCACCACCGACGTCGCCGTCTTGAGCCTCGGCTCTCCCGTGGAGAGCGAATCGATCCGGATTGCCGGTGATGAAATCACCGAGAGCATCGCTGATTACCTCAAAAAGACCTATGGCCTGGTGATCGGTGAAGCCACCGCCGAGAAGGTCAAGATCAGCATTGGTTCTGCCCATGCCAATGCCCGCAATGATGATCGCCACATGGAGGTGAGCGGTTTCAACAACCGCACCGGATTGCCCGAAAGCATCACCGTCACCGCCGGTGAAATCCGTGAGGCGATTCAGCAGCCCCTTGGCGCCATCGTCGACACGATTAAGCGCGTCCTGGAGAGCACTCCCCCTGAGCTCGCCGCCGACGTTCACGCCCGCGGCATCGTGCTGGCCGGTGGCGGTGCCTTGATCCCCGGGATCAGCGATCTGATCACGGAGTCCACCGGTATCTTCACCATCGTTGCCGATGATCCGCTCCACTGCGTCGTCAATGGCTGCGGTCAGGTGGTGGACGACTGGAAGAACCTCAAGCGCTGCACCAGCGCTGATTCCTGA